The following are from one region of the Paenibacillus bovis genome:
- a CDS encoding cobalamin B12-binding domain-containing protein, with the protein MALQEKETAGQQLIIEADRLAEQVTHMQYLKQPDLYQRFGAKGRERTKQDSLYSLSYLAESVLMKSPALFMNYISWLKLLLSGYRVTEEDLIVNLVAIKRVLLDHFEHNDKSSVVDYLDMGIDHVRTVELQQTYITEDSVLGAEAREYLEYLLQADRKQAYTLIVTLLDQGIAIKDIYIHIFQKSQYEIGRLWQISRINVAQEHYCTAATQSIISRLYPYWLQASSSGRPRRLVSACVGTEQHEIGIRMLTDFFEMDGWDTYYLGANVPDHSLIQSITDYEADIVAISVTMTFHVHLVHELIEKIRASEKTAQIKIIVGGLPFNIDRSLWKLVGADGYAPDANEAIQLADTLVPVAELG; encoded by the coding sequence ATGGCCTTACAGGAAAAAGAAACAGCAGGACAACAATTAATTATAGAAGCAGACCGGCTTGCAGAACAGGTTACCCATATGCAGTACCTGAAACAGCCAGATCTGTACCAGCGTTTTGGAGCCAAGGGTAGAGAGCGAACGAAACAGGATTCTTTGTACAGCTTGAGTTATTTAGCTGAGAGCGTACTTATGAAAAGTCCTGCTTTGTTCATGAACTATATCTCTTGGCTCAAATTGCTTTTAAGCGGTTATCGTGTAACCGAAGAAGATCTGATTGTGAATCTAGTAGCGATCAAACGGGTACTGCTTGATCATTTCGAACATAATGACAAATCCAGTGTAGTGGATTATCTGGATATGGGCATTGACCATGTTCGCACAGTAGAGCTTCAGCAAACCTATATTACGGAAGATTCCGTACTGGGAGCAGAGGCCCGAGAATATCTGGAGTATCTGCTGCAGGCAGATCGCAAGCAAGCCTACACTCTTATTGTTACTCTACTCGATCAGGGAATCGCCATAAAAGATATTTATATTCATATTTTTCAGAAATCACAGTACGAAATCGGTAGGTTATGGCAGATTAGCCGGATAAATGTCGCACAGGAGCATTATTGTACAGCTGCGACACAGAGTATTATCTCTCGATTATATCCATACTGGCTGCAAGCAAGCAGTTCTGGCAGACCGCGCCGACTGGTATCCGCCTGTGTCGGTACAGAGCAGCATGAGATTGGTATTCGGATGCTGACCGACTTTTTTGAAATGGATGGCTGGGATACGTATTATCTGGGAGCCAATGTTCCCGACCACAGTCTGATTCAGTCTATTACAGATTACGAGGCGGATATTGTAGCCATTTCGGTAACTATGACCTTTCATGTTCATCTTGTTCATGAATTGATTGAGAAGATCAGGGCATCCGAGAAGACCGCACAGATCAAAATTATCGTCGGAGGGTTGCCTTTTAATATAGATCGGAGTCTCTGGAAACTGGTGGGAGCAGATGGTTATGCTCCGGATGCGAATGAAGCCATTCAATTGGCTGATACTCTGGTACCTGTGGCAGAACTCGGATAA
- the allB gene encoding allantoinase AllB, with amino-acid sequence MQPNTWNCIIKGGLVVLPDRIEQLDIVIQEGRIQSLMPYQTASEELPLPVIDAAGLHVLPGAIDIHVHFNEPGLGAWEGFETGSAALAAGGITTYVDMPLNGVPPTVKPEYLILKKQAAEGRSYVDYALWGGLVEGNIDQLEGLAAGGAAGFKAFMSEPGGEGEEIFTRADDQTLLEGMKEIARLGGVLAVHAEDEQLVSVLAAEARQQGRMDAIDYIHSRPVEAEMLAVQQALSYARESGCALHFVHISSREAVDIIIAAKKEGLDVTVETCPHYLVLTEESMLTQGSIVKCAPPLRSRQQQEQLWEAVREGLIDIIASDHSPCPPAMKQSDDFFAVWGGISGGQSTLLLMLEQGYHQRGIPLPQLMQMLADQPAERLGLSHIKGKIAEGMDADLVLVNLTEPYELTYEELYDRHKQNPYTGFTFSSTIVRTLVRGNTVYQSEQGLVSQPVGRFIARQPGGVVHG; translated from the coding sequence ATGCAGCCAAATACCTGGAATTGTATTATCAAAGGAGGACTGGTTGTGCTGCCGGATCGAATCGAGCAGCTGGATATTGTTATCCAAGAAGGCAGGATACAATCGCTAATGCCGTATCAGACTGCATCAGAAGAACTGCCACTGCCGGTAATCGATGCAGCCGGACTGCATGTACTTCCTGGTGCGATAGATATTCATGTTCATTTTAACGAGCCGGGTCTGGGTGCCTGGGAAGGGTTCGAGACAGGTTCGGCAGCACTGGCGGCAGGAGGCATTACTACTTATGTTGATATGCCGCTCAATGGAGTACCGCCAACCGTCAAACCGGAATACCTGATATTGAAAAAACAGGCGGCCGAAGGACGTTCCTATGTGGATTATGCATTATGGGGTGGTCTGGTAGAAGGGAATATCGACCAGCTGGAGGGACTTGCAGCCGGCGGAGCAGCAGGATTCAAAGCGTTTATGTCAGAACCGGGAGGAGAAGGAGAAGAGATCTTCACCCGGGCAGATGATCAGACGCTGCTGGAAGGCATGAAGGAGATTGCCCGGCTCGGTGGGGTGCTGGCAGTGCACGCAGAAGATGAACAGCTCGTCTCGGTTCTGGCGGCGGAGGCCCGGCAGCAGGGGAGAATGGACGCGATAGATTATATCCATTCCCGTCCGGTGGAAGCAGAAATGCTGGCTGTACAGCAGGCACTGTCCTATGCTCGCGAGAGCGGCTGTGCACTGCACTTTGTACATATTAGCAGCCGGGAAGCCGTCGATATAATCATAGCAGCCAAAAAGGAAGGGCTGGATGTAACTGTAGAAACCTGTCCGCATTATCTGGTGCTGACAGAAGAATCGATGCTGACGCAGGGAAGCATTGTCAAATGTGCTCCGCCTCTGCGAAGCCGACAGCAGCAGGAACAGCTGTGGGAAGCAGTCCGTGAAGGATTAATCGATATTATCGCCTCGGATCATTCGCCGTGTCCTCCGGCTATGAAGCAATCAGATGACTTTTTTGCAGTCTGGGGAGGTATATCGGGTGGACAGAGTACACTGCTGCTTATGCTGGAACAGGGCTACCATCAGCGGGGTATTCCGCTGCCACAGCTGATGCAGATGCTGGCTGACCAGCCGGCCGAACGGCTGGGATTAAGCCATATCAAAGGCAAAATCGCTGAAGGCATGGATGCAGATCTGGTATTGGTCAATCTGACGGAGCCTTACGAACTGACTTATGAAGAATTGTATGACCGACATAAACAGAATCCGTACACTGGCTTTACTTTTTCTTCTACTATTGTACGCACACTGGTAAGGGGAAATACGGTGTATCAATCTGAACAGGGGCTTGTCTCCCAACCTGTAGGCCGATTCATCGCCCGGCAGCCAGGAGGTGTAGTTCATGGTTGA
- a CDS encoding ATP-binding protein, with translation MNTMSNAEHEIMVLRKTIEDLSHQIINSKHQEERILSEFSSMNSELVNLQRLLAKSNAELKAAREEAVNANQARARFLAIMTHEIRTPMNGVIGMAEILLSSDLSDEQKRSVLLIQESAELLLGMINNMLDLSKMEAGKMQLQESTVNMRLLLDHIIRLIEPKVRENENTISAFIDYRVESNLIGDGGRIRQILLNLLSNANKFTQNGKIEISIQLKENSANLQSLHIEVSDTGIGIAPDHQKNLFQPYAQADRPEQQDVEGTGLGLSICKSLVELMEGTIDLKSDKGKGSTFWFDIPLKKSPKESELLVQTRASSNEQSGSQNESSVPPLAVNQMENPILIVEDNPINSQVIQLQLKKMGITNVHTAINGQEAVSIYLSHNYLMVLMDNRMPVMDGFQATRKIRELEATEMRVAVPIIALTANTSQEDRQRCLDVGMDDILTKPVNLDSLTRIMHKWLPVTITEKILDMSVIQEIIELNEAGDPEVLRTLIGMYQSETPKKLERLRRLAAAGDAEALADAAHELKSGSLSIGINHLSQLLSEIEKKSRQQDMQDISQMVEALFPAYEKAKKELEQLVN, from the coding sequence ATGAATACAATGTCAAATGCAGAGCATGAAATCATGGTTTTGCGCAAAACGATTGAAGATCTTTCCCACCAGATTATCAATAGCAAACACCAGGAAGAACGAATTTTGTCCGAATTCTCTTCGATGAACAGCGAACTGGTCAATCTGCAGCGTCTGCTTGCCAAAAGCAATGCAGAGCTCAAGGCAGCACGGGAAGAAGCGGTCAATGCTAATCAGGCACGGGCCCGCTTTCTGGCGATTATGACCCACGAGATACGTACACCGATGAATGGTGTGATCGGCATGGCGGAGATTCTGCTATCCTCGGACCTCTCGGATGAACAGAAGCGCTCGGTACTGCTGATTCAGGAATCGGCCGAGCTGCTGCTCGGGATGATCAACAATATGCTGGATCTGTCCAAAATGGAAGCAGGCAAAATGCAGCTGCAGGAAAGTACGGTCAATATGCGCCTGCTGCTGGATCATATCATTCGTCTAATCGAACCAAAGGTACGCGAAAATGAAAATACCATTTCTGCATTTATTGATTATCGTGTAGAAAGTAACCTGATCGGCGACGGTGGACGAATTCGCCAGATCTTGCTGAATTTGCTCAGTAATGCGAATAAGTTTACCCAGAATGGTAAAATCGAGATCAGTATACAGCTGAAAGAAAATAGTGCAAATTTACAATCCCTCCACATTGAGGTGTCTGATACAGGCATCGGCATTGCGCCGGATCATCAAAAGAATCTATTCCAGCCCTATGCACAGGCAGACCGGCCGGAGCAGCAGGATGTGGAAGGAACCGGGCTGGGACTCTCCATCTGTAAGTCATTGGTAGAGTTAATGGAAGGAACAATTGATTTGAAAAGCGATAAAGGCAAAGGTTCTACGTTCTGGTTCGATATTCCACTCAAGAAAAGCCCGAAAGAATCGGAGCTGCTCGTTCAGACAAGAGCAAGCAGCAACGAGCAATCAGGCAGTCAGAACGAATCTTCAGTACCGCCTCTAGCTGTCAACCAGATGGAAAATCCGATTCTGATCGTAGAAGATAATCCGATCAACAGTCAGGTTATTCAGCTCCAATTAAAGAAAATGGGCATTACCAATGTGCATACAGCGATTAATGGACAAGAAGCGGTCTCTATCTATCTCAGTCATAATTATCTGATGGTACTGATGGATAATCGAATGCCGGTAATGGACGGTTTTCAGGCTACACGCAAAATTCGCGAACTGGAAGCCACCGAGATGCGTGTAGCTGTTCCGATTATTGCACTTACCGCGAATACCAGTCAGGAAGATCGGCAGCGTTGTCTGGATGTAGGTATGGACGATATTCTGACCAAGCCGGTGAATTTGGATAGTCTGACTCGCATTATGCATAAATGGCTACCAGTTACGATTACTGAAAAAATTCTGGATATGAGTGTGATTCAGGAGATTATAGAATTAAATGAAGCCGGAGATCCGGAAGTACTGCGCACGCTGATTGGCATGTATCAGAGCGAGACACCAAAGAAGCTGGAACGATTGCGCAGACTGGCTGCTGCAGGTGACGCGGAAGCACTCGCAGACGCAGCCCATGAATTGAAATCGGGCAGTCTCAGTATTGGGATCAATCACTTATCCCAGCTGCTATCCGAGATTGAGAAAAAATCGCGCCAGCAGGATATGCAGGACATATCACAAATGGTCGAAGCCTTGTTCCCTGCTTACGAAAAAGCCAAGAAAGAACTGGAACAGCTGGTAAATTAA
- a CDS encoding MarR family winged helix-turn-helix transcriptional regulator — protein MEAEMNINNPNSDEMEEKESLHLLIVLSRTYQSIMTHIHRDIQSYGLNPTEFGVLDFLYHSETSQPLQKIGEKVLISSGNITYVVDKLEKKNMLCRRACEEDRRVIFAELTQQGKDFFESIFAGHKKVIQHAMAGLDHDEKLQVIPLLKKLGFAAAGKIV, from the coding sequence ATGGAAGCCGAAATGAACATCAATAATCCAAACAGTGATGAGATGGAAGAGAAAGAATCTCTTCATTTATTAATAGTATTATCCCGTACGTATCAATCAATCATGACGCATATTCATCGTGATATTCAGAGTTATGGACTGAATCCTACCGAATTTGGGGTGCTGGATTTCCTTTATCACAGCGAGACATCCCAGCCGCTGCAAAAGATCGGCGAAAAAGTATTGATTTCCAGCGGAAATATTACGTATGTCGTCGACAAACTGGAAAAGAAAAATATGCTGTGCCGCAGAGCCTGTGAAGAAGATCGCCGCGTTATTTTTGCAGAGCTGACCCAGCAAGGCAAAGACTTTTTTGAAAGCATTTTTGCAGGACACAAAAAAGTAATTCAACATGCAATGGCTGGACTGGATCATGACGAGAAATTGCAGGTTATCCCGTTATTAAAAAAACTGGGCTTTGCAGCCGCCGGTAAAATAGTCTGA
- a CDS encoding FMN-dependent NADH-azoreductase yields the protein MSKVLFVKANNRPADQAVSVQLYEAFLNSYKAAHPQDEVEELDLFAENPPYYDAFVLGANFKASQGMEVTSEEQAAVDRINRYMNQFLAAEKVVIAFPLWNFTVPAVLHTYFDYLSQAGKTFKYTPEGPVGLAGGKKVMLLHASGGVYSEGPGADIELAVRYVRTLLGFWGITDVEKFIIEGHNAFPDRSQQIVAEGLEQAAETAKGF from the coding sequence ATGTCCAAAGTATTATTCGTCAAAGCAAATAACCGTCCTGCCGATCAGGCAGTCAGCGTTCAACTGTATGAAGCATTCCTGAACAGCTACAAAGCAGCTCATCCACAGGATGAAGTAGAAGAACTGGATCTGTTCGCAGAAAACCCTCCTTACTACGATGCATTTGTACTGGGTGCAAACTTCAAGGCTTCCCAGGGTATGGAAGTAACTTCCGAAGAGCAGGCTGCTGTAGATCGCATCAACCGCTACATGAACCAATTCCTGGCTGCTGAGAAAGTTGTTATTGCTTTCCCACTGTGGAACTTCACAGTTCCTGCTGTACTGCACACGTACTTTGACTACCTGTCCCAAGCAGGCAAAACATTCAAATACACTCCGGAAGGTCCTGTAGGACTGGCTGGCGGTAAAAAAGTAATGCTGCTGCATGCTAGCGGCGGTGTATATTCCGAAGGTCCTGGAGCAGACATCGAACTGGCTGTAAGATATGTACGCACACTGCTCGGATTCTGGGGCATTACAGATGTAGAGAAATTCATTATTGAAGGTCACAATGCATTCCCTGACCGTTCCCAACAGATCGTTGCTGAAGGTCTGGAACAAGCTGCTGAGACTGCAAAAGGCTTCTAA
- a CDS encoding class I SAM-dependent methyltransferase, which produces MCASFDTARESEAKYHEQFYKENELFESGSWISQPTPLVMELLQRLLKYTPAPHVLDLACGVGRHAIPVAQQLTQGGHVTGVDLLEDAIDQLQKYAAKYEVEDRIQAITHDVENYQIEPDSCDYIIATGCLEHLSSEESFRQVLKQMQAGTRMGGIHFISMTSSVQQVEQDTDKVEEGNIELNLSTERLLEILDESYAGWNVLARKAVAQAIEENKDDKDIELRGNWVTYAVCREPEESRPDRLQQIKPEE; this is translated from the coding sequence ATGTGTGCATCATTTGATACAGCAAGAGAATCTGAAGCTAAATACCATGAGCAATTTTACAAGGAAAATGAATTGTTTGAATCAGGCAGCTGGATATCCCAGCCTACTCCGCTCGTTATGGAACTGCTGCAGCGGCTGCTCAAATACACGCCTGCACCTCATGTGCTGGATCTGGCCTGCGGAGTAGGACGTCATGCGATACCGGTAGCCCAGCAGCTTACACAGGGCGGCCATGTGACCGGAGTAGATCTGCTGGAAGATGCGATTGATCAGCTGCAGAAGTATGCTGCCAAGTATGAAGTGGAAGACCGGATTCAGGCAATAACGCATGATGTGGAGAATTACCAGATTGAGCCGGACAGCTGCGATTATATTATTGCAACAGGCTGTCTGGAGCATTTGTCTTCCGAAGAATCCTTCCGTCAGGTATTGAAACAGATGCAGGCAGGAACACGAATGGGTGGAATTCACTTTATTTCGATGACGTCTTCGGTACAGCAGGTTGAGCAGGATACGGACAAGGTCGAAGAAGGCAATATTGAGCTGAATCTGAGTACGGAGCGTCTGCTGGAGATTCTGGATGAGAGCTATGCAGGCTGGAATGTACTGGCACGCAAAGCAGTAGCACAAGCCATAGAAGAAAACAAGGATGACAAGGATATTGAGCTTCGCGGGAACTGGGTCACCTATGCGGTCTGCAGGGAACCGGAAGAATCTCGTCCAGATAGGTTGCAGCAGATCAAGCCGGAGGAGTAA
- the uraD gene encoding 2-oxo-4-hydroxy-4-carboxy-5-ureidoimidazoline decarboxylase has protein sequence MISVEQPWNAWTKEEFIQHFGGLYEHSAWVAEQVWEYKPFASLQEMLDRMNEVVLSSGRDKQLELLRQHPDLGSRIQMSEHSQSEQAGAGLTDLSADQYERLSRGNSEYTATYSFPFILAVKGKTADQILAALEARLGQPEEEEFVTALQQVQIIVGLRLREWASRHGMTV, from the coding sequence ATGATATCTGTAGAGCAGCCATGGAATGCTTGGACAAAAGAAGAATTTATACAGCATTTTGGCGGATTGTATGAACATTCCGCCTGGGTAGCCGAGCAGGTATGGGAGTACAAGCCATTTGCCAGCTTACAGGAAATGCTGGATCGTATGAATGAAGTGGTTCTATCTTCCGGCAGGGACAAACAGCTGGAGCTGCTGAGACAGCATCCGGATCTGGGCAGCCGAATTCAGATGAGTGAACATTCACAATCCGAGCAGGCAGGCGCCGGGCTGACTGATTTATCCGCCGATCAGTATGAACGCTTATCACGCGGGAACAGTGAATACACGGCGACGTACTCTTTTCCTTTTATCCTGGCTGTCAAAGGTAAAACGGCAGATCAGATTCTGGCAGCACTGGAAGCGCGTCTTGGTCAACCGGAGGAGGAGGAATTTGTTACTGCCCTGCAGCAGGTGCAGATTATTGTTGGATTGCGGCTGAGAGAATGGGCGAGCCGCCATGGTATGACGGTATGA
- a CDS encoding PucR family transcriptional regulator encodes MQLTVQEALAVYPLSEARLVAGAGGTSRLMKSVNVMDAPDIADWVKSGEMLFTTAFLMKDNQEEAIKLMRKLNERGCAGMGVKLGRFWDVIPQVIIEEADRLQFPLLELPFEFTFSDQMNALFQVEHERSTKLLQSVLSKQKQLMQFALHQDSHVNVFAVLETILKYPVAIIGSRGHVLYNSGEGREDGLLQGWPWKIALTRVKWNQGSCYRVPIMQRDEHYGFLLVFTDTAIQLKEEEELFQQAAEVLAFHMDTTYREHINPGIQDKMRTLVSEHLGRRITLTDLVQGAEHLGINLFPGPYQCVLTTLEPQAFSSEKRLAQIHQELQYNPLMQLFPSQHFRVEEGILSIYACPSERDYGEELSAFLMNRFEDMAGLASSGGSPRFWISNIKLKPDSFREAYQEAAETRKLAKRFGMGHMALQFHTVEFAYVFQHVPEQIMETYCHKVLEPLTIRDGDPNQVLMNTLEAFVENDGLINEAARQLYVHRNTVTYRMDKIGSMLQMDFKKTNDLLKLKMVFTFRKFLKHKPS; translated from the coding sequence ATGCAATTGACTGTTCAGGAAGCGTTGGCGGTGTACCCGCTATCAGAAGCGCGACTGGTTGCGGGTGCCGGCGGAACGTCACGGCTGATGAAGTCGGTGAACGTAATGGATGCACCGGATATTGCCGACTGGGTGAAAAGTGGTGAAATGCTCTTTACCACGGCTTTTCTGATGAAAGACAATCAGGAGGAAGCGATCAAGCTCATGCGCAAGCTGAATGAACGCGGATGTGCAGGCATGGGGGTCAAATTGGGACGCTTCTGGGATGTGATCCCGCAGGTCATTATCGAGGAAGCAGATCGACTGCAATTTCCGCTGCTGGAACTGCCGTTTGAATTTACGTTTTCGGATCAGATGAATGCCCTGTTCCAGGTAGAGCATGAGCGCAGCACCAAGCTATTGCAATCTGTACTGTCCAAGCAAAAGCAGCTAATGCAGTTTGCGCTTCATCAGGATTCGCATGTCAATGTATTTGCCGTGCTGGAGACTATTCTGAAATATCCTGTCGCTATTATCGGTTCACGCGGACACGTACTATATAACAGTGGCGAAGGTCGGGAAGATGGTCTGCTGCAGGGCTGGCCCTGGAAAATAGCACTGACACGGGTGAAATGGAATCAGGGCAGCTGCTACCGGGTACCGATTATGCAGCGCGATGAGCATTATGGGTTTCTGCTTGTATTTACCGATACTGCGATTCAGTTAAAGGAAGAAGAAGAGTTGTTCCAGCAGGCGGCTGAGGTACTGGCATTCCACATGGACACTACATACCGCGAACATATCAATCCGGGTATTCAGGACAAAATGCGTACACTCGTATCCGAGCATCTTGGCCGTCGTATTACGCTGACCGATCTGGTTCAGGGTGCTGAGCATTTGGGGATCAATCTGTTTCCGGGACCGTATCAGTGTGTGCTGACGACGCTGGAGCCGCAGGCTTTTTCCTCCGAGAAACGGCTGGCACAGATTCATCAGGAATTGCAGTACAATCCGCTGATGCAGTTGTTTCCGTCGCAGCACTTTCGGGTGGAAGAAGGTATTCTGTCGATCTATGCCTGTCCGTCAGAGCGGGATTATGGGGAAGAATTGTCTGCTTTCCTGATGAACCGGTTTGAAGATATGGCAGGGCTGGCCAGCAGTGGAGGCAGTCCGCGCTTTTGGATCAGCAATATCAAGCTCAAGCCGGATTCTTTTCGGGAAGCCTATCAGGAAGCGGCAGAGACGCGCAAGCTGGCCAAACGGTTTGGCATGGGACATATGGCGCTACAGTTTCATACGGTGGAGTTTGCCTATGTATTCCAGCATGTGCCGGAACAGATTATGGAAACTTACTGTCATAAAGTATTGGAGCCGCTGACGATCCGGGACGGCGATCCTAATCAGGTGCTGATGAATACGCTGGAAGCTTTCGTAGAAAATGATGGTCTGATCAACGAAGCTGCTCGGCAGCTGTATGTGCATCGGAATACCGTTACTTATCGGATGGACAAAATTGGCAGTATGCTGCAGATGGATTTCAAGAAAACAAATGATCTGTTAAAGCTGAAGATGGTCTTTACTTTTCGTAAATTTCTAAAGCACAAACCGTCCTGA
- a CDS encoding antibiotic biosynthesis monooxygenase family protein yields MYIVQSIVQVPEHKAEELVEVYRNRSRSVDRQPGFVSFQLLQSETTPGELIVHMSWDTKESYMAWVQSSDFKRIHELEKAYPDQELTDIKPAVRRYLVRAE; encoded by the coding sequence GTGTATATTGTACAATCCATTGTCCAGGTGCCGGAACACAAAGCCGAAGAGCTGGTGGAAGTTTACCGTAACCGCAGCAGGTCAGTGGATCGGCAGCCGGGATTTGTATCTTTTCAACTTCTTCAGAGTGAGACTACACCGGGTGAATTGATCGTTCACATGTCCTGGGATACCAAAGAAAGTTATATGGCCTGGGTACAGAGCTCCGATTTCAAACGTATACATGAACTGGAAAAAGCATATCCAGATCAGGAACTAACAGATATCAAGCCTGCTGTCAGACGTTATCTGGTACGTGCGGAGTAG
- the uraH gene encoding hydroxyisourate hydrolase — MGEPPWYDGMKGKVTTHVLDLGKGGPAVGMKVALYAEDSLVALASGVTNEDGRLDEPLLSVEAMQPGIYQLIFYAGDYLRYQAEHNQVTQTLSLWDQIPIRFTITDEQGNYHIPLLLSPGGYSTYRGS; from the coding sequence ATGGGCGAGCCGCCATGGTATGACGGTATGAAAGGCAAAGTAACTACACATGTACTTGATCTGGGCAAAGGAGGCCCGGCAGTAGGAATGAAGGTGGCGCTATATGCCGAAGATTCTCTTGTAGCGCTGGCTAGCGGCGTGACCAATGAGGATGGCCGACTGGATGAGCCGCTGCTATCCGTAGAAGCCATGCAGCCGGGAATCTATCAATTGATCTTTTATGCGGGGGATTATCTTCGTTACCAGGCGGAACACAATCAGGTGACACAGACCTTATCACTGTGGGATCAGATTCCGATTCGGTTCACGATAACTGATGAACAGGGCAATTATCATATTCCACTGCTGCTGTCACCCGGTGGTTACAGCACTTATAGAGGCAGTTAG
- a CDS encoding GNAT family N-acetyltransferase, with protein sequence MLELINDRLEEPELRELLSYAVFPDEDVLNAVIEQYRTEPELRLYGYLEEGVWIGVIGCAQDQEMPDALRVRHMAIAPDERGLGYGRGIILKLLAMEKPTMLMADADAEGAEFYRNIGFSVVSTGANAFGAEGTSEQFVCIFHAEEEETEE encoded by the coding sequence GTGCTGGAATTAATTAATGATCGTCTGGAAGAACCCGAACTGCGTGAACTGTTATCCTATGCTGTCTTCCCGGATGAGGATGTACTAAACGCTGTTATTGAACAATATCGTACCGAACCGGAGCTGCGGCTGTATGGATATCTGGAAGAAGGCGTGTGGATTGGCGTCATTGGCTGTGCACAGGATCAGGAAATGCCGGATGCGCTCCGTGTACGTCATATGGCTATCGCTCCCGATGAACGTGGACTGGGCTATGGACGCGGTATTATACTCAAGCTGCTGGCTATGGAAAAGCCGACTATGCTGATGGCAGATGCCGATGCCGAAGGCGCCGAATTTTACCGGAATATCGGTTTCTCGGTAGTAAGTACAGGAGCCAATGCTTTTGGTGCAGAAGGAACTTCCGAGCAATTCGTGTGTATTTTCCATGCTGAGGAAGAAGAAACAGAAGAGTAA